The following coding sequences are from one Ruminococcus flavefaciens AE3010 window:
- the rplO gene encoding 50S ribosomal protein L15, producing MKIHELTPALDSNKAVKRIGRGHGSGNGKTAGKGHKGQKARSGGGVRIGFEGGQMPLARRIPKRGFNNIFATKYAIVNVSDLNKFKDGTVVDTELLIASGLVKKVYDGVKILGNGELTAKLTVKAAKFSQSAVEKIEKAGGKTEVM from the coding sequence ATGAAAATTCATGAATTAACACCTGCACTCGATTCCAACAAGGCTGTAAAGCGTATAGGCAGAGGCCACGGTTCGGGTAACGGCAAGACAGCCGGTAAGGGTCACAAGGGCCAGAAGGCTCGTAGCGGCGGTGGAGTAAGAATCGGCTTTGAAGGCGGTCAGATGCCACTCGCAAGAAGAATCCCTAAGAGAGGCTTCAACAACATCTTCGCTACAAAGTATGCTATCGTTAACGTTTCCGATCTTAACAAGTTCAAGGACGGCACAGTAGTTGACACAGAACTCCTCATTGCTTCAGGTCTCGTAAAGAAGGTTTATGACGGAGTAAAGATCCTTGGAAATGGAGAGCTTACCGCTAAGCTGACAGTTAAAGCTGCAAAATTCTCACAGAGCGCTGTTGAGAAGATAGAAAAGGCAGGCGGAAAGACTGAGGTGATGTAA
- the rpmD gene encoding 50S ribosomal protein L30 has translation MAKNIKLVKSLIGRKQDQIATAQSLGLRKVGDVTTQPDNEQTNGKIKKISHLVEVTEA, from the coding sequence ATGGCAAAGAATATCAAGCTCGTAAAGAGCCTCATTGGTAGAAAGCAGGACCAGATCGCTACTGCTCAGTCACTTGGCCTGAGAAAAGTCGGAGACGTAACAACACAGCCCGACAATGAGCAGACAAACGGAAAAATCAAGAAGATCTCACACCTCGTTGAGGTTACAGAAGCGTAA